From Paenibacillus graminis, a single genomic window includes:
- a CDS encoding collagen-like protein, with protein sequence MSFLSTGPIENNLTGGLRPTQQLTVKIDNRSNDTASTVMIQGYYLDGTRTLYVDETLDMAPNQVVTRTYFANLDALEFTFITSDQGNEPIQISVWGKNNTGQLVTAHRLVSAELLGPTTGDIGVTGVTGATGVTGATGVTGATGVTGATGVTGVPGVTGATGVTGATGVTGATGVTGVPGVTGATGVTGATGVTGTTGVTGATGVTGATGVIGATGVTGATGVIGATGVTGSTGATGATGVTGTTGVTGATGVTGATGVTGATGVTGVTGVTGVTGSTGVTGVTGVTGVTGSTGVTGVTGVTGVTGSTGVTGATGVSGSTGVTGATGVTGATGVTGSTGVTGSTGVTGVTGVTGATGESPAGLSEYAYIYNLAAQTVPLEADVTYSHNGLIVGAITHTPGSSIITIGLVQCEWCGGQSIFIVPEWFANCWSDIWLRCGYPGQSGDGNYHCGGRRCYYTTKSFKCCGNHLAELGRWNADECQFLHPDSKDKLADPMIPLVS encoded by the coding sequence ATGAGTTTTTTATCTACAGGCCCGATAGAAAACAATTTGACAGGCGGTTTGAGGCCCACTCAGCAGCTTACGGTCAAAATTGATAACCGCAGCAATGACACGGCCTCTACGGTAATGATTCAGGGCTACTATCTCGATGGAACACGGACGCTATATGTCGATGAAACCCTGGATATGGCACCTAATCAAGTAGTCACGAGAACGTATTTTGCCAATCTGGATGCACTCGAGTTTACTTTTATAACTTCAGACCAAGGTAATGAACCAATCCAGATCTCAGTGTGGGGAAAAAACAACACAGGTCAGCTGGTCACAGCCCATCGGCTGGTTTCCGCTGAATTGTTGGGGCCAACAACTGGGGACATAGGTGTTACAGGCGTGACGGGGGCGACGGGAGTAACCGGGGCGACAGGAGTAACCGGGGCAACGGGAGTGACTGGAGCGACGGGAGTAACCGGCGTGCCGGGAGTAACCGGGGCGACAGGAGTAACCGGGGCAACGGGAGTGACTGGAGCGACGGGAGTAACCGGCGTGCCGGGAGTAACCGGGGCGACGGGGGTAACCGGGGCAACGGGAGTGACTGGAACGACGGGGGTAACCGGGGCGACGGGAGTAACCGGGGCGACAGGAGTAATCGGAGCAACGGGAGTGACTGGAGCGACGGGGGTAATCGGGGCGACGGGAGTAACCGGGTCGACGGGAGCGACAGGGGCGACGGGAGTGACTGGAACGACGGGGGTAACCGGGGCGACGGGAGTGACTGGAGCGACGGGAGTAACCGGAGCGACTGGGGTAACCGGCGTGACGGGAGTAACTGGGGTAACCGGGTCGACGGGAGTAACCGGCGTGACGGGAGTAACTGGGGTAACCGGGTCGACGGGAGTAACCGGCGTGACGGGAGTAACTGGGGTAACCGGGTCGACGGGAGTAACTGGAGCGACGGGAGTATCCGGGTCGACGGGAGTGACTGGAGCGACTGGGGTAACAGGAGCGACTGGGGTAACCGGGTCGACGGGAGTAACTGGGTCGACGGGAGTGACTGGAGTAACCGGAGTAACCGGAGCAACGGGAGAAAGTCCTGCAGGGTTGTCTGAGTATGCATACATTTATAATCTAGCGGCCCAGACGGTTCCTTTAGAGGCAGATGTCACTTATAGCCATAATGGATTAATTGTCGGTGCGATTACTCATACTCCCGGAAGCTCTATTATTACGATAGGTCTGGTTCAATGCGAGTGGTGTGGAGGTCAATCAATTTTCATTGTTCCAGAATGGTTCGCCAATTGCTGGAGCGATATATGGCTCAGGTGCGGGTACCCAGGCCAATCCGGGGATGGTAATTATCACTGCGGCGGCAGGAGATGTTATTACACTACGAAATCATTCAAGTGCTGCGGCAATCACCTTGCAGAACTTGGCAGGTGGAACGCAGACGAATGCCAATTCCTCCATCCTGATTCAAAAGATAAACTAGCTGATCCAATGATACCACTTGTCTCTTAG